The Caloramator mitchellensis genome has a segment encoding these proteins:
- a CDS encoding helix-turn-helix domain-containing protein, which yields MALVANINEFNKLQQSLGLNYSQLAAKIGVSRTQLWRVLKQQCVPGEQFIAGFKAAFPNQDLEKFFLLKMVQQSDTTSSA from the coding sequence ATGGCATTAGTTGCGAATATAAATGAGTTTAATAAATTGCAGCAATCATTAGGATTAAACTATAGTCAATTAGCCGCAAAAATAGGGGTTTCAAGAACTCAACTTTGGAGAGTTCTTAAACAACAATGTGTTCCAGGAGAACAATTTATAGCAGGTTTTAAAGCAGCTTTTCCTAATCAAGATTTAGAAAAATTTTTTTTACTAAAAATGGTGCAACAAAGTGACACTACATCCTCTGCCTAA
- a CDS encoding LysM peptidoglycan-binding domain-containing protein, with protein MLKKKLLFILAICIVSSFTIISIMNRTYATKKEKNLKYETYVVQAGDTLWNIAKKYTDKDPRRLIHEIREHNNITPLIYEGQVIEIPTEGE; from the coding sequence TTGTTAAAAAAGAAACTGCTTTTTATACTGGCAATTTGCATAGTTTCCTCTTTTACTATTATATCCATCATGAATAGAACTTATGCAACTAAAAAAGAAAAAAATTTGAAATATGAAACATATGTAGTTCAAGCAGGGGATACTCTTTGGAACATAGCAAAGAAATATACAGATAAGGACCCAAGAAGGCTTATACATGAAATAAGAGAACATAACAATATAACACCTCTTATATATGAGGGGCAAGTTATTGAAATTCCAACAGAGGGGGAATAG
- a CDS encoding Rha family transcriptional regulator gives MKDLINVRNNHGVLVVSSREVAENFEKNHRDILETIRGLTEQMGGAEFSAGYFIESKYQHEQNKQWYPEYLLTRDGFSLLVMGFTGQRALEWKLKYIEAFNKMEEQLKNQVDVRQLSPHLQMFNQLFQALATSELEQKRLREEIKETKEQVITIKDVIAINPKDDWRKKTNLILNKIGGQLGDYKRPKNEAYLELEKRAGCNLEKLLENAIKRAETSGAPKKVINELNYLDVIDNNKRLREIYIAIVKEMAIKYGVKMNKEAM, from the coding sequence ATGAAAGATTTAATTAACGTTAGAAACAATCATGGAGTTTTAGTTGTTAGCAGCAGGGAAGTTGCAGAGAATTTTGAGAAAAATCACAGGGATATCTTAGAAACAATTAGAGGGTTAACAGAACAAATGGGGGGTGCGGAATTTTCCGCAGGCTATTTTATAGAAAGCAAGTATCAACACGAACAAAACAAACAATGGTATCCAGAATACCTGCTAACAAGAGATGGTTTTAGTTTATTAGTTATGGGATTTACAGGTCAAAGAGCTTTAGAGTGGAAACTCAAATATATTGAAGCTTTTAATAAAATGGAAGAACAGCTTAAGAATCAAGTTGATGTAAGACAATTAAGTCCTCATCTACAAATGTTTAATCAACTCTTTCAAGCATTAGCAACTAGTGAGCTTGAGCAAAAAAGATTAAGGGAGGAAATTAAAGAAACTAAAGAACAAGTTATAACAATCAAAGATGTAATTGCAATAAATCCAAAGGACGATTGGAGAAAGAAAACCAACCTTATTCTTAACAAAATAGGTGGACAATTAGGAGATTATAAGAGACCAAAGAATGAAGCGTATTTAGAACTTGAGAAAAGAGCAGGATGCAATTTAGAAAAATTGTTGGAAAACGCAATAAAAAGAGCAGAAACCAGTGGAGCACCAAAGAAAGTTATAAATGAATTGAATTATTTAGATGTCATTGATAACAACAAAAGGCTAAGAGAGATTTATATAGCAATTGTTAAGGAAATGGCTATTAAGTATGGAGTAAAAATGAATAAGGAGGCTATGTAA